The Hordeum vulgare subsp. vulgare chromosome 4H, MorexV3_pseudomolecules_assembly, whole genome shotgun sequence genomic interval CGGCCGTGGCCGTCGCCGACGAACCTCTTCCAGTACCAGTGGCGCTCCCAGACGGAGCCCATGGACTCGAGGGGGACGCCCTTGGTCTCCGGCAAGAAGACCAAGACGAAGGCCGTGAGCGCCACCACCCAGGCCGCGTAGTAGGCGAATGTGGCGTACTTGAGCCGGCACAGCAGGGCGAGGAACGTCTGCGTCTGCAGGAAGGTGAGCCCCAGCGTGGTCGACACGCTCACCGACTGCCCCGCCGACCGTATCTCCATCGGGAAGATCTCTCCGGGGATGATCCAGATGAGCGGCGCCCACGACATGCCGAACCCGGCGCCCTGCACGCAGGTGAGCACCAGCAGCGCCACCCCGTAAGCCCGCGGTATCGGGCCATTGGCGGCTTGTGCTCCCATGATCCACGCGTTCGCGACCTGGCATACGACCATGATCACCGCGCCCACCATGACGAGCACCTTACGGCCGTAGCGGTCGATCACCAGCGTGGAGAGGATGAGCGAGCCGAACTTGACCGCGGCGAGGATGACCGCGCCCATCAACGCCGCGTTGCTCCCGAAGCCGGCGATGCGGAACACCAGCGGCGAGAAGAAGGTCAGCACCATCATGCCGCTGAGCTGGTGGCACAGCGGCACCACGACGGAGAAGGTCAGGTGCGGCCGGTACTGCCGATCGGCGAACAGCTTCCGGAACGCGCCTTCCTCGCTGCTGCGCGATGCCTCCACGGCGCGCGTGATGTCCTTGAGCTCGGCGTCCACGTTCGCGCTGGCCCCGCGCACCCGGAGGAGCGCCGACCTGGCGAGGTCTGCCTTCCCGCGCATGATGAAGCTGCTGGGCGTGTCGGTGAGGAAGAGAGCGCCGACAAAGATGACGATGGCCGGCGCGCCGGCGAGGCCGAGCGAGAGCCTCCAGCCCCACTCGAGGCGCGCGGTGCCGTAGTTGACGAGGTTGGCGATGAGGATCCCGAGGGCGAGGAAGAACTGGAAGGCGACGCCGAGGGAGCCGCGCCACCGCGCGGGGGCCATCTCGGCGAGGTACAGCGGGGTGGCCTGGTTGGTGAACCCGACGCCGAAGCCGAGCAGCATGCGTCCGACGATGAGCATGGCGAGGTTCATCGCCGCGCCGGTCATGGCGCCGCCCGCGAAGAACAGAGCCCCGCCCAGAAGCATCACGCCACGCCGGCCCAGCGACCTGGTGACGCGGCCAGCGGCGAAGGACGACACGAGGCCGGCGATGTACAGGGACGAGGTGAAGGAGGTCAGCGCGTGGCTGTCGAAGATGCAGTACTGGCTCCGCTTCGCGTCCGCCATCCTCCTGAGCACCTTGGGGAAGAAGGCCTGCAAGAAGGGCTTCATCTGCGAGACGCCGCCTGAATTTCACAGTATATCATCTCAGAAACGAAACGGGAGCACCGCGCAAAATCATAAGATGTGGGTGAATCTGACCTGAGATGCCGATGTCGTAGCCGAAGATTAGGCCGCCGGAGGCCGCCACAAGGCAGGTGATGACTACGGTGAACGTGAGCTCGCCGCCGTAAGCCAAAGGGGAGCCATGGCCAGACTCAACGGCGCCTGCCGCCATCGCTTTCGCTCCTCtgtcgtgtgtgtgtgtggagtgTTGACAACCTCGCAAAGGTTTCTCGTGCTAGCTAGTGTACTGTATTATAGTGTCACTGGTCAAAAGTTATCGAGAAGGAGAGCTGACTGGCAGCAACGGTACCGAGGAAGGGTGGACAGCTCTCAAGGGCCGGCATCCTCTGTATTTATGGATTGGTCAACTTTGGGCAGGCCAGcgtatatttagcattcatgtttgttttttatgttttttgttttgtttggagTTTGTTTTTAAGTTGGCATTCATGTATTATATATCGCACTATCAATGTAGTGTATTTTTGTTGCATTTAAAACAATTCTTATTTACTAATATACTTCGTCCGTCCAGAATTATTTGacgaatttttttataaaaacgaatgtatctaaaactaaaatacatctagatgcaTCCATTCCTGTGATAAGTATTTTCGAATGGAGGGGAGGGGATATCTTTTTTGAGAGAAAAATTATGAGATGCTTATTGCTCCCTTCGGATCTATGGCCCTATATTTGGATCAAGATATGATCACTCTATCTTTTCTCACTAAATAGGACGTCGGATAAAAAAAAAGGATTCCCCGTTTTGTATTATAAAGCAATCAACCGAAACATCCATCGATACAAAAGAAGCAGCACAGTCACgccaaaaaaaaaatgaaaaaaaaacaaaagaaacaaaTGACGACACCGACAGATCGACAAAACCGGAGAAGCCTAGCGACCGCTGCGCCCACGAGGgatctcccaccaagctccaaAACTCCAAAGCGTCGATGTCGGCCTGCTATGACCCAGATGGGCCCCGCAGGGTCCAGATTCGGGCCGGGTGCGCGTCTCCGACCACTACGCCGCGTCGTCGCCAAGGAGCAACGCCGCCACCTCACCCGCCATCGGTCACCGCCGCCAGGTCACAGGACCGCCACCGTCCCCAGCCCCGGGAAGGGGAAAATGCTCTTGCGGGTAGAGGAGATCCCGCCGCCTCCGACACCACCCGGGCTAGGGTCGGGGCACCCGCCGAcggcggcggggtgggggggaGGGGGTGGATCGGGCCGATGGAGGAGGAGCTCGGTCTGCCCCGGCCGCCTCCCGGGGAGGCGACGCTAGGTCGGGATCTGGCGAGGGGAGCAAATAGGGCGTCAGATCACGTGAATTTTCTCAAGTCGAGCTCATATGAGCTTGAGTGTACAAAAAAAAATCCACAACAATCaaacaaaaataaatgaaacCTGGTTTCTTTTGTGGCCAATATTAACAAACATTCTATTTTCTTACGAAGTTTCATCATGTACTGACATTCGTGGAAGTCGTGGCAGAAAAATTTAGTGCTCCAACAATGCTATTCTTAACGGCCAAAAAAACATGCTATTTTCGGAAGCATTTTAAAATGCTAATTTTAATTCCTTTTGCCGTGACTTGGACGAATGTCATTTCGAGAGGAAAATTTCAAGCACTCGAAACATTGTCAGTGTTTGGCACACAAAAAACAGATTTCTTTCCATTtgttttgcatttttttgattttcttcttctgaTTTTTCTGTTTATGGCGAGCTCATGTGAGCTCGAGCTGAGCTGAAATGTGGTCATTAGATTTTTACCTGCATATCAACGTTATGATACAGTCCGAGATGGAGCAATGGAAGTGTCGTCCTTATTGCATGACAAGGTACAACAACCATCTCTCATCATGGTTAGGGCTAACTGACTCAAGATTATTAGGTGAGCAACTAACAAACCTATACTTAGATGTAAATGTGATACTAAGCACGATTCCTATCACTATCCTTGAATCTTCATTAAAAATAAGAAAGCTAACTTCCGCTGCATAGAAGTCGTATTGTTTGACGGGTCTTAAAACGGCCAGTACCGCATAGTACGGAAGTACCATACGGTTGGCGCATATACAAAATTATTTCAATTTAAAACTCTCAAAACAACCATGAGGCATTTTTGTAACCCCGATCGAACAACCCAGTTGTGAAGTGGTTAGCCATGCCACTGGGTCAACTAGGGGACTAATAAAGGTGACTAGTATACGATTCATTTGCTTCGTAGTTTGAACTATGTGTATGTAGTATGTATTTCATCTTGCATGGTTCCACATGCACTTAGGCCTGTGTCAATGCTAgctttatatattttttccttttcttataCGTCTTTTTGTACGGGTACGTTCTTTTTGTATGTCATCATGCGGTAAGCGTGATCACCCAAGTACATAAACCTTGATGGTCAATCGGAGACTTTGGATCAATCACTCGCACCAATCCTTCACTACATAGGTGTAGCAGATTAACAAACGATAAAGAGCTTTCGTTTCAAGAGTAGATCTTTTTTTATGTTAGCGGTTTTATGTGGTAGCCATTTGTTTTTGAGCAATTGTAACATTACCCCATACTATTTTAGACGTCTATGCTTTTTGATCCAAGCACCACATGATCTCTTATCATCTAAGAAGTAACTTACTAAACAGgcagtaatattttcatttttgcAGGGCTCCTATATACTACTATGAAAATATACTGTTAAGAACTATTGATAATATACTTTCAAAAACAGTATGTAATGTAACTTGTATAAATATCAAAATGTTTGCACGGTTACAAAATCACTAGTTTGACATGccaacactagtggaaaacgggcctttggccgggaccctttagtcccggcctgcctctgggccgggactaaaggcccggccacgtcgccccaaatcgcaatgcctccctcgaggctttagtcccggcccgtaaggagcctttagtcccggtttgtgtcccaaaccgggactaaagggctacgcggtgtgcagcccgcatgtgtgtcacctttagtcccggtttatgtctcaaaccgggactaaagtcctctgcctatatatagcacggcccccctctcccctcttccttgcatttttcttggatggaggattgtgggtgtgtacTAGCTcttcactttttttgatgcactagaggtgtttgttgaaatgtgtgttagagcgatgccgcttcagttcaccgaacacaactacgatatgagatgcccgagccacgcttaaacctcttcctctttatttctacttattctaaaaggttagcaactatatttcctcgtttagaccgtgcggtactaatttttaggatcgtgattgtatttgatatactgtcgtataacacagatgagccatccatggatgtacggtgatcgacgcacaaccgcttacagagaaagcgtgcattcttttcgagatgcagccgatgcgaacaagcatggtagtggctatatgttttgtccatgtgttgaatgtcggaatgagaagaattacacttcctcaagagtcattcagagctacctgcttcggtccggttttatgtcaagctataatgtttggaccaagcacggagaaagaggggttatgatggaagacgacgatgaagaagaagagaacgatgatgacaactatcgatCTAtggtccctgagtatgctgataccgcaatggaagacaatgaagaagaagatcaggatgaagaacgggaaccagatgagaccgctgatgatcttggccgggtcatttctgatgcacggcgaggttgcgacacagaaaaggagaggttgcagttcgagcagatgttacaggaccacaacaaattgttgtacccaacttgtgaagatggccagaagaagctgggtagcacactggaattgctgaagtggaagccagagaccggtgtgactgactcgtcattcgaaaagttgctggtactgatgaagaagatgcttccaagaaagaacgaatttcccgccagcacgtacgaagcaaagaagcttgtctgccctctaggattagacgtgcagaagagacatgcatgccctaatgactgcatcctctaccgcggtgagaagtacgagaatatggataaatgcctggtatgcactgcattgcggtataagatcagaaaagatgaccctggtaatATTGAGggtgagccacccaggaagagggttcctaccaaggtgatgtggtatgctcctataataccacggttgaaacgtctgtttagaaataaagatcatgcgaagttgttgcgatggcacatggaagatcgtatgaaagacgataagttgaggcacaccgctgatggtcggcag includes:
- the LOC123447398 gene encoding sugar transport protein MST1-like; this translates as MAAGAVESGHGSPLAYGGELTFTVVITCLVAASGGLIFGYDIGISGGVSQMKPFLQAFFPKVLRRMADAKRSQYCIFDSHALTSFTSSLYIAGLVSSFAAGRVTRSLGRRGVMLLGGALFFAGGAMTGAAMNLAMLIVGRMLLGFGVGFTNQATPLYLAEMAPARWRGSLGVAFQFFLALGILIANLVNYGTARLEWGWRLSLGLAGAPAIVIFVGALFLTDTPSSFIMRGKADLARSALLRVRGASANVDAELKDITRAVEASRSSEEGAFRKLFADRQYRPHLTFSVVVPLCHQLSGMMVLTFFSPLVFRIAGFGSNAALMGAVILAAVKFGSLILSTLVIDRYGRKVLVMVGAVIMVVCQVANAWIMGAQAANGPIPRAYGVALLVLTCVQGAGFGMSWAPLIWIIPGEIFPMEIRSAGQSVSVSTTLGLTFLQTQTFLALLCRLKYATFAYYAAWVVALTAFVLVFLPETKGVPLESMGSVWERHWYWKRFVGDGHGRRKPASSPSAST